Proteins encoded together in one Solanum lycopersicum chromosome 7, SLM_r2.1 window:
- the LOC101268701 gene encoding small ubiquitin-related modifier 1, which translates to MSQAAEEDKKPGGDQVHINLKVKSQDGNEVFFRIKRSTQLKKLMNAYCDRQSVDFNSIAFLFDGRRLRGEQTPDELEMEDGDEIDAMLHQTGGSTI; encoded by the exons ATGTCTCAAGCAGCGGAGGAAGACAAGAAGCCCGGCGGCGATCAAGTTCACATCAATCTCAAAGTCAAAAGTCAG GACGGGAATGAAGTCTTCTTTAGGATCAAAAGAAGCACCCAGCTAAAGAAACTCATGAATGCGTATTGTGACCGGCAGTCTGTGGATTTTAATTCAATTGCATTCTTGTTTGATGGTCGCCGTCTTCGAGGAGAGCAGACTCCAGATGAG CTGGAGATGGAGGATGGCGATGAAATTGATGCAATGTTGCATCAAACTGGAGGCTCAACTATTTGA
- the LOC101268120 gene encoding clathrin coat assembly protein AP180, with amino-acid sequence MPSKLKKAIAAVKDQTSISLAKVSTNTSSTLEVAVLKATTHDDGPVDERYIHEVVQLVSSNKAYAAACARAIGKRIGRTRDWIVALKSLILVLRIFQDGDPYFPREVLHAMKRGAKILNLSNFRDDSNSSPWDFTAFIRTFALYLDERLDCFLTGKLQRRCNYNERENSNYLRSCSDSSRSRSRSRTNEAIREMKPAMLLDKISYWQRLLERAIATRPTGAAQTNCLVQGALYAVVQESFDLYRDISDGLTLVLDSFFHLPYQTCVNAFQTCVKSTKQFEEINSFYSLCKSIGVGRTSEYPSVQIITDELIESLQEFLKDKSSFPAKSSGDVLLQRPGSMKSSRSRFDSYGGQSEFSEPYSDRSPTMSGNGSPCSSLEDLIRATVTGKSPSISIDLEAYSDIRFKKQFIDDICDTGSARSLPVSMIDLVSLSEDNGNIDNEYEQVQDQKQQPVVGKAKEPNFKEAKPKQEQIKEKRKSTLSSSSSKGWEAVLNEALTPSSTSINAFQEPKEVLRNETNVSPVKASSSNAWDLALFEATPLTNSVQPMPNTVANNIHSYDTSTLASTLPSFNALQENQELEQVSRNGANSGWDMVLFETSPQTTAAQPMPSTPNNFNSSYLDELYNQNSSTLVPISGLKPNINTNNYNQIPVTESANHYNPFLQDTSTEQPATPSTPLPTFLATPTFIGQNSSSAEQNDMSFDPFGTFPSSDQMLNGGVNQKDFLDEQKLWLQNQNKIIAKHRS; translated from the coding sequence ATGCCAAGCAAACTAAAGAAGGCAATTGCTGCAGTGAAAGATCAAACCAGCATTAGCCTTGCCAAAGTTTCCACCAACACTTCCTCAACTCTTGAAGTTGCTGTCCTAAAAGCCACAACACACGATGATGGCCCCGTGGATGAGCGTTACATCCACGAGGTTGTCCAATTAGTCTCATCCAACAAGGCCTACGCGGCTGCCTGTGCTCGTGCCATTGGCAAACGCATTGGTCGCACTAGGGATTGGATCGTTGCCCTCAAATCATTAATACTTGTCCTTAGAATCTTCCAAGATGGTGATCCTTATTTCCCTCGAGAAGTCCTCCACGCCATGAAACGTGGTGCAAAGATTCTCAACCTTTCAAATTTTCGCGATGATTCAAACTCTAGCCCTTGGGATTTCACCGCCTTTATTAGAACGTTTGCTCTTTATCTGGACGAGCGTTTGGATTGTTTTCTCACGGGGAAACTCCAACGGAGATGCAATTATAATGAGCGCGAAAATTCCAATTACTTAAGGAGTTGCAGTGATAGTAGTAGGAGCAGGAGCAGAAGCAGGACAAATGAGGCGATACGCGAAATGAAACCAGCAATGCTACTTGACAAGATTTCATATTGGCAAAGATTACTTGAAAGGGCAATTGCTACAAGGCCAACAGGTGCAGCCCAAACCAATTGTCTAGTACAAGGTGCTTTGTATGCTGTGGTACAAGAAAGTTTTGATCTTTACAGAGATATATCTGATGGACTCACTCTTGTTCTTGATAGTTTTTTTCATTTACCATACCAAACATGTGTAAATGCCTTTCAAACATGTGTTAAATCCACGAAGCAATTCGAGGAGATCAACTCGTTCTATTCGTTATGTAAAAGCATTGGTGTAGGCAGGACATCAGAGTATCCGAGTGTGCAAATTATAACAGACGAGTTAATTGAGTCATTACAAGAATTTCTCAAGGATAAATCTTCATTTCCAGCGAAATCTTCAGGAGATGTACTTCTTCAAAGACCAGGCTCAATGAAGTCATCAAGAAGTAGGTTTGATAGTTACGGTGGACAATCCGAATTCTCTGAGCCATATTCGGACAGAAGTCCAACTATGTCTGGGAATGGTTCACCTTGTAGTTCACTAGAAGATCTAATAAGAGCCACGGTAACAGGGAAGAGCCCGTCCATTTCAATCGATTTGGAGGCCTATTCAGATATTCGATTCAAGAAGcagtttattgatgatatatgtgATACAGGTTCCGCAAGGTCATTGCCAGTTTCCATGATTGATCTTGTTTCATTATCAGAAGATAATGGAAATATTGACAACGAATACGAACAAGTACAAGATCAGAAGCAACAACCTGTTGTTGGAAAAGCAAAAGAACCCAACTTTAAAGAAGCTAAACCTAAACAAGAACAGATCAAGGAGAAACGAAAGTCTACATTAAGTTCAAGTTCATCTAAAGGATGGGAAGCTGTATTAAATGAGGCTTTAACGCCATCGTCTACATCTATTAACGCCTTTCAAGAACCAAAAGAGGTGTTAAGAAATGAAACGAATGTATCGCCTGTTAAGGCTTCTTCGAGCAATGCTTGGGATTTGGCATTGTTTGAAGCAACCCCGCTAACAAATTCAGTACAACCCATGCCTAATACTGTTGCTAACAACATTCACAGCTACGACACTTCCACATTGGCATCAACATTGCCATCGTTCAACGCCTTAcaagaaaatcaagaattgGAACAAGTATCAAGAAATGGTGCAAATAGTGGTTGGGATATGGTATTATTTGAAACAAGCCCACAAACAACAGCAGCACAACCTATGCCTAGTACCCCTAACAACTTCAATTCTTCCTACTTGGACGAATTGTATAATCAGAATTCATCAACGTTGGTTCCGATCAGTGGCTTAAAACCAAATATTAATACGAATAACTATAATCAAATTCCAGTAACGGAATCAGCAAACCATTACAATCCGTTTTTACAAGACACATCGACAGAGCAACCTGCAACGCCATCAACACCTTTGCCTACATTTCTAGCAACACCAACATTTATTGGTCAGAATTCTTCATCAGCAGAGCAGAATGACATGAGTTTTGATCCGTTTGGTACGTTTCCGAGTAGTGATCAGATGTTAAATGGTGGAGTGAATCAGAAGGATTTTTTGGATGAACAAAAGTTATGGTTACAGAACCAAAACAAGATCATAGCTAAGCATAGGTCTTAA
- the LOC101268410 gene encoding glucan endo-1,3-beta-glucosidase 12, giving the protein MEKLTICLLLFAFSFSLFSSIADAGSIGINYGRVANNLPSAVKVIALLKSQGVERVKVYDTDPAVLKALSGSDIKVTVNLPNELLYNAAKRPSFAYSWVEKNVAAYYPSTQIESIAVGNEVFVDPHNTTRFLVSAMKNVHQALVKFNFHDKIKISSPVALSALQNSYPSSAGSFRSELVEPVIKPMLDFLRQTGSYLMVNCYPFFAYESNSDVISLDYALFRENPGVVDAGNGLRYFSLFDAQIDAVFAALSALKYNDIKMVVTETGWPSKGDDTEIGASVDNAASYNGNLVRRILIGGGTPLRPKEDLTVFLFALFNENKKPGPTSERNFGLFYPNERKVYNIPLTMEGLKHYVDRRSPSAGEQRTQKGGKVNVSGQTWCVASGEAEKDHLQAALDYACGEGGADCRSIQPGSTCYNPNTLEAHASFAFNSYYQKKGRAMGSCYFGGAAFIVHQQPKYGHCELPTEE; this is encoded by the exons ATGGAAAAACTCACCATTTGTCTTCTCCTCTTCGCCttttccttttcccttttctccTCCATTGCAG ATGCTGGTTCAATTGGGATAAACTATGGACGTGTAGCTAACAACTTACCATCAGCAGTTAAAGTGATAGCACTGTTGAAATCTCAAGGCGTGGAGCGTGTTAAGGTCTACGATACTGACCCTGCTGTGCTCAAAGCTCTTTCTGGTTCCGATATCAAAGTTACTGTAAATCTGCCTAATGAGCTGCTCTACAATGCTGCGAAAAGGCCGTCGTTTGCTTACTCATGGGTGGAGAAAAATGTTGCTGCTTATTACCCATCCACCCAAATCGAATCCATTGCTGTTGGAAATGAAGTTTTTGTTGACCCACATAACACGACACGTTTTCTTGTATCCGCCATGAAGAATGTTCATCAAGCTCTTGTTAAATTTAATTTCCATGACAAAATTAAAATCTCTTCTCCGGTTGCTCTGAGTGCTTTGCAGAACTCTTACCCTTCTTCAGCTGGGTCGTTCCGATCCGAATTGGTTGAACCTGTCATTAAGCCCATGCTGGATTTCCTCCGGCAAACGGGATCTTATCTAATGGTGAACTGTTATCCCTTTTTTGCTTACGAGTCGAATTCCGATGTTATTTCTCTTGATTACGCTTTGTTCCGTGAAAACCCCGGCGTTGTGGACGCCGGTAACGGACTTCGTTACTTCAGTCTGTTTGATGCCCAAATCGACGCTGTTTTTGCTGCATTGTCGGCTTTGAAGTACAACGATATAAAAATGGTTGTAACCGAAACTGGCTGGCCATCTAAAGGAGACGACACCGAAATCGGCGCTTCCGTCGACAACGCCGCGTCGTACAACGGAAACCTCGTCCGGCGGATACTTATCGGTGGTGGAACCCCTTTGAGACCGAAAGAAGACCTCACCGTCTTCCTCTTCGCTCTTTTCAACGAGAACAAAAAACCGGGTCCAACTTCCGAGAGAAACTTCGGGTTGTTCTACCCAAATGAGCGAAAAGTCTACAACATACCATTAACAATGGAAGGTTTAAAGCATTACGTTGACCGGCGGTCACCGTCGGCCGGCGAGCAGAGAACGCAGAAAGGCGGGAAGGTGAATGTGTCAGGGCAAACATGGTGCGTAGCGAGTGGAGAAGCGGAGAAGGATCACCTACAAGCAGCTCTAGATTATGCTTGTGGTGAGGGTGGAGCTGATTGCCGTTCGATTCAACCAGGTTCCACGTGTTACAATCCTAACACGTTAGAGGCTCATGCATCATTCGCTTTTAATAGTTATTATCAGAAAAAAGGCCGTGCAATGGGATCGTGTTATTTTGGTGGGGCCGCATTCATTGTTCATCAACAACCTA AGTATGGACATTGTGAATTACCAACTGAAGAATGA
- the LOC101243727 gene encoding uncharacterized protein — protein sequence MGSIDYGKCVFPLTSLQIGDLQSYLSHLHVFLAPESKRLYILVDNRPWLRDLVSKPAHLWQLMVTKSRLSPFANTRGRKQRKENGDIMDIKSNPELSTSESENVRRWFPFLDAVTLSKRRELLPVKKLRNSLILNSKLHRTLYGFIVFEVAWSDVRGINYFNELQTDTSLAIETKFMKRWEFDSVAQAAKCMSSWFSGTPTEHHLLKVCLESTIGEVFYDSQDIFRDTSDVADSDISSANSSDDDESPCGSMRSFSMYPATANGEISLHTPTSLDEPHKRRKLLKSISKRFNVDMLSEEPFSESIDSQLHGEPSDRSTSEVVEASQYKDILLLFRFNHRDFPFKLRDIILSDLRLLRLLEAGLPSWVIFLQSYPVFCHIYRPWMCPLARFLYVIISVVTVLIGFYDLYKNVPVLKATASSLFGPLFDWIETWEMVSRIQYLGTMLFLHNFQKAFRWFLMTMRTTRSFFSVLTQPMAGPLVEFVGFFLPYSTMCAQIMEDFFSVIWFTVWSSYTLVGKTIEILLLPLWYTTSFIWNLVTYLLYPIFWILWEVTYAPIRLVFGFSSLLGFLCTSIYEVIMDSWLFVSSIVRVTSQVETTVTSSAVSVSIWRSLWNDLFSQIFKALRSILYGFVAFFTACNRHRLSIYNHMSDFIQRLSQPGKRSQPAERGRSPPTSGTQITWVNTKDVQHQRKFRKID from the exons ATGGGGAGCATTGATTATGGCAAATGTGTCTTTCCCTTGACTAGTTTGCAAATCGG GGACTTGCAGTCTTATCTTTCACATCTTCACGTTTTCCTCGCCCCTGAGAGTAAGAGATTATATATCTTGGTCGACAACCGTCCATGGCTTAGAGATCTTGTCTCTAAACCTGCACACTTATGGCAATTGATGGTTACCAAG TCCAGGTTATCTCCCTTTGCAAATACCAGAGGGAGGAAGCAGAGGAAAGAGAATGGAGATATAATGGATATAAAATCTAATCCAGAATTAAGCACGAGTGAATCAGAAAACGTCAGAAGATGGTTTCCGTTTCTTGATGCTGTAACATTGTCAAAGAGGAGGGAATTATTACCTGTAAAGAAATTGAGGAACTCTTTGATCTTGAATAGCAAATTACATAGGACCTTATATGGGTTCATTGTGTTTGAAGTTGCGTGGAGTGATGTGCGTGGTATAAATTACTTCAATGAGCTTCAG ACAGATACATCACTTGCCATAGAAACAAAGTTCATGAAAAGATGGGAATTTGATAGTGTAGCACAAGCTGCTAAATGCATGTCGTCATGGTTTTCTGGGACTCCCACAGAACATCATCTCCTGAAAGTGTGTTTGGAATCTACTATAG GAGAGGTATTTTATGATTCTCAAGACATTTTCCGGGATACTTCTGATGTGGCGGACAGTGATATTTCTTCTGCCAATTCAAGTGACGATGATGAATCTCCTTGCGGTTCAATGAGAAGTTTCAGTATGTACCCTGCAACAGCAAATGGTGAAATTTCTCTGCATACACCAACTTCACTTGATGAACCTCATAAGAGAAGAAAACTTTTGAAGTCTATCAGTAAGCGATTCAATGTTGATATGCTCTCTGAGGAGCCCTTTTCTGAATCTATTGACTCACAACTACATGGTGAGCCCTCTGACAGAAGTACTTCTGAAGTAGTTGAAGCCTCCCAGTACAAAGATATTTTGCTTTTGTTTCGTTTTAATCATCGTGATTTCCCTTTCAAACTGAGAGACATCATTCTTTCGGACTTACGGCTTCTTAGACTACTGGAAGCTGGGCTTCCGTCATGGGTCATATTTCTCCAGTCCTATCCAGTATTTTGCCATATTTATCGCCCATGGATGTGCCCTCTAGCAAGATTTTTATATGTCATAATCTCTGTGGTTACTGTTCTGATTGGATTTTATGATTTATACAAAAATGTACCTGTACTCAAAGCGACAGCATCTAGTTTGTTTGGTCCTCTTTTTGATTGGATTGAAACATGGGAAATGGTATCAAGAATTCAGTACTTGGGAACCATGCTATTTCTGCACAATTTTCAGAAGGCCTTCAGGTGGTTCCTCATGACAATGCGTACTACTCGATCATTTTTCTCCGTTCTCACACAGCCAATGGCAGGTCCACTTGTTGAGTTTGTGGGATTCTTCCTTCCTTACTCGACTATGTGTGCACAAATTATGGAAGATTTCTTTTCCGTGATATGGTTTACAGTCTGGTCTTCTTATACCTTGGTGGGAAAAACCATTGAGATTTTATTACTACCTCTCTGGTATACCACATCGTTTATTTGGAATCTTG TGACTTATTTATTGTATCCTATCTTCTGGATTCTGTGGGAAGTAACGTATGCTCCAATTCGGCTGGTCTTTGGTTTTTCCAGCCTTCTGGGCTTTTTATGTActtctatatatgaagtgattaTGGATTCATGGCTGTTCGTGAGTAGCATAGTTCGAGTCACTTCTCAGGTGGAGACTACAGTGACATCCAGTGCAGTATCCGTATCCATATGGCGTTCTCTTTGGAATGACCTTTTCTCTCAG ATTTTCAAAGCTCTTCGAAGTATTCTCTATGGTTTTGTTGCCTTTTTCACAGCCTGCAACAGACACCGGCTAAG TATCTATAATCATATGAGTGATTTTATACAAAGATTATCCCAGCCTGGGAAAAGGTCACAGCCTGCAGAACGTGGCCGCAGTCCGCCAACATCTGGAACACAAATCACG TGGGTGAACACAAAAGATGTGCAGCACCAGCGAAAATTCAGAAAGATCGATTGA